From the genome of Streptomyces sp. JH34:
ACCCGCCCGCGACCGTGGAGAGGGCCGGCGACGGCGAACTGACGATCCACGTGCAGACGGCGGGCCGCGTCCTGATCCGGATCCCGTACTCCCGGTGGCTCGCCGTCGTGGACGACGAGGGCAGGAGCGTGGAGCGCCCGCAGGAGACGGAGGAGTCCAAGAAGCGGTCGGCCGACGACAGCGAGGCTCCGAAGAACTTCACCAACGCCCACGGCTGCCTGATCAAGGTGGAGGAGGACGGCGACGGCGACGAGTGGACCGAGCTCCTCGCACCGCGCGCGGGGGTCTACCGCCTGGCGGCGCCGTACCAGCTGCAACCCGGCACGCCGTGCCCTGAGGAACTGCGCCAATAGTGCGGGAAGCCTCCCTCCGGGGGTACGGCACTGGCATGGTGTGCTGCCATGAGGCGGGACTCGGCGTGCACCGCCTTCGCCGTGCGCCAGACCGACCACCGGGGCACCGCGGTCGACGTACGGAGCTACCCGGTCAAGGGGGACACCTTCGCCGTGCAGCTGGTCGACCGGGGCAGGGACCGGGGTGATGCGGAACTGGTGGGCGCGCACCACGCCGCGACACAGCTGAAGGCCGCCTGCCGCTGACCGGCCCGCCGTGCCGCGCCACGGTCACCGGACGAACGCGGTGTCCCGTTCCGTCAGGCGTGCGGCCGGCCCGGCGGCCCTGAGCACGACGTCCAGCGCTCGGTCCGGGTCGGAGTCGTAACAGCCGCTCGCCCAGGCGGCATTTGCCTCCACCACCGCCCACTGCCCCGCGTCCGTGGTCCCGACGTCGACGACGATCGCGGACGGAAGGGTGTGCCCGGCCGCGGCGAGCAGCTCCGAGCCGAAGGCACATGCCGAGGCGGTCAGCGGAGCCATGTCCAGCCGTCCCGACATGGCGTACCGGCTGCCGGTGTGTACCTGCCCGTCGAGCAGAAACAGCCGGTACTCCGCGTCGAAGACGGTGACGTCGCTCACCAGTACCACCGTCTCCGGATCGACCGCGTCCGGGCCGGGCAGCCGGGAGCCGTCGGCGTACACCAGTGCCGGGATGCTCTTGTCGTTCGGGGACTTGGCGAAGACCGGGCGGCGCAGCGCGTATGCCTCGCGGAGGGGCACGGCCCGGATCTCGCGCCGTACGAAGGTGACGGGCAGCCGGGCCAGCCAGTCGGCGGGAGCCTCCAGCGGCGCGATGCCCAGCGCGGGCGCCACGGCGTCGGCGAAGGAGGGGCCGGCGTGCAGATGCGCGTCCCCGTCGCGCAGTTCGCCGGGCACCACACCGTCCGGCAGCTGCACGGTGCGCAGACCGCGCCGCCGGGCGGTGTCGCGAAGGGTCCGCGCGGAGGCGGTGAGACGGGGCGGGAGCACGAGGCACATGGACATGGATCCTGCCGCAGCGGAGCACCTGCGGCCCACCGGATTTCGCTCGACAACCGGTGCCGGTTCGGCTTGCATGGGCCGGATGCACGCCGAAGGGACGACCACCGACGCGGCGCTCGTACAGCGCCTGCTCGCCGCGCAGTTCCCCGCCTGGGCAGGCCTTCCCGTCGAACGGGTCGGCTCCCACGGGACAGTCAACGCCATCTACCGGCTGGGGGCGGACCTGGCCGTGCGGCTGCCCCGCGCCGAGGGTGGTTCGCGGGACGTGGCGACGGAGCGCCGCTGGCTTCCCCGCCTCGCACGGGAGCTTCCCGTCCCCGTCCCCGCCCCGCTGGCCGAGGGGAGCCCCGCCGAGGGCTACCCGTGGTCCTGGTCGGTCTGCCGCTGGATCGGCGGGGACAACCCGGCCGCCTGCTCGGGGAGCGCCGAGTTCGCCGAGGACATCGCGGAGTTCGTCCTCGCGCTGCGCCGCGTCGACACCACGGACGGCCCGCCCGCCTACCGCAGTGAGCCCCTGACCGCACGGGACCCCGCCACCCGGGCCGCGATCGACGCGCTCGACGGCGTCATCGACACGGCGACGGCGGCCACCGCATGGTCCGACGCCCTGCGCGCCCCAGCTCCGCAGGGCCCGCCCGTGTGGGTCCACGGAGACCTGCAGCCCGGCAACGTCCTGGTCTCGGGCGGCCGGCTCGGCGCGGTCATCGACTTCGGCTGCATGGGGCTTTCCGACCCCGCGGTCGACCTGATCGCGGGCTGGTACCTGCTGTCGGCCGAGCCGAGGCGGATCTTCCGTACGCGGGTGGGTGCGGACCCGGCGACGTGGGCACGGGCACGGGCACGGGGCTGGGCCCTTTCGGTCGCGCTCATCGAGCTCTCGTACTACCGGACGTCGAATCCGGTGATGGCGTCGACCGCAGGTCAGGTGATCGGCGAGATCCTGGCGGAGGCGGAGGCGGAGGCGGAGGCGGAGGCGGAGGCGGGGTCAGGGTCAGGGGCAGGGGCAGGCGCAGGGTCGGGGTCGGCCGGCCGCGCGGGGTGACCGCCGCCCCGGCCGTCGCTCAGCCGATGGCGGCTCGGACGGCCGAGATGTCCACCCGGTCGATTCCCTGGTCCAGGAAGGCGGCCAGGCCATGGCCCTCTTCCCTGACGGCTTCCTGCTCCCGGGCGGTGAGGGGGCGCAGGGGCCCGACGAGGAGCTTCCGGTCGTCCGTCGTCCAGGTGGCGGCGACGCGCCCGTCGACGAGCACGGCGAGCAGGCCCGCGACGGACAGCCCGAGGTGGGCGTCGTCGATGATGCGGCTGCGGTCCTGGTAGCCGAGGATCGCGTTGTCGAAGGCCGGGAGGAACCGGACGGGGGCGGGTGTGTCCGGAGACGGGCGGGGCGCGTCCGGCAGGTCGAGCAGCACCCGGCCGCGCTCGTCCCGGAAGGTGACCAGCTCGTCCCGGAGGGCCCGGACCGCGGCGGGGAGACCCGCCACACCGCTCCATGCGCGGATGTCGGCGGTGGCGGCGGGCCCGTAGGCGGCGAGGTAGCGGCGCACCAACTGCTGTCCGACCGGATCGTCGCCCACGTGGACCTCTTGGCCCTCCTCGCCCTTGGGCAGCGGGGTGAAGTCCCGTCCGAGCCAGGCGGTCAGGGGCAGGTTCCGTACACCGCTCCTCGTCTGCCACAGGCCGCGCGGGGGCAGTTGGGCCATCGGGACGAGGGCGGCGACGAGGAGTTCCCCCAAGGCGCGGCGGGGCGGGCCGGGCCAGCGGTCCCGCACGGCGTCGACGAGTTCCGCCATGGTGCGGGGCCGGTGGTCGGCCATGACCGTCCGCCCGGCCGCGGCGAGTTCGTCGAGGTCGATGCCGGCGAGCTCGCGCCGGTAGGTGGCGAGCACCCGCTGGCGCAGCATGGTGTCGTGACGGGCCCGCCAGGCGAGCGCGTCGTCGTCCGTGACCAGATGGATGGTGCGGCGCATCAGGTGGGTGCGCACGACATGCCGGTCCGTCAGCGCCCGGTCGAGCAACACGGGTCTGAAGGCGTGCACCCTCGACCACAGGCCGGTGAAGGGCTCCTGGGGTTCCTGGGCCTGCATGCCGCAGAGGTGCGCCACCACCTCCCCGACCGGCGCGGTGGTCCGGTCGAGGAGGTGCTGGCGGGCCAGGGTGGCGCGGTTGAGGGCACGTGGCCCGAGTACGGTCACGGGTCCGGGACGCCCTGGGGCGCTCGGCCCGGTGCCGGCACGCTCGAGCTGTCGCTTCGGCACGGTGACTGTCTCCCTCTCGATTCGCTTCTGCCGGACCGCGTGCCGCGTGGGGGCGGGGCGTGCCGTGTGGGGCGTGGGGCGTGGCCGGTCGCGTGGGGGTGTGGCCGGTCGCCGGGCGCGCGTACTGCCTGACGCCTGCGGCCTGCCCGTCACGCCACGCCACGCCACGCGCCCCGGCCGTTCCTGTGTTCCTAGGGGGAGGGTCAGCCGTTGTACGGGGCTGCCACGTCCAGGACCCAGGTCACGCCGAAGCGGTCGGTGAGCATGCCGTACAGCGGTGCCCACTGCGATGACGCCAGGGGCTGGACCACCGTCGAGCCCGCTGCCAGTCTCTGCCACAGGGCGCTGATCTCGTCCTTCTCGTCGCCGCGCACGGAGACGAAGAACGGCCGGCTGCCCTGGTCCCAGGGCAGCGACGAGGGCACGTCGTAGGCCATGACGTGGAAGCCGTCATCGCCCACCACCTCGCCCCACACCAGCCAGTCCGCCTCGTTCTCGTCCCGCACGCCGCCCGTGTCCTTGTACGTGACGGCGGTGACGCGCCCGCCGAAGACGGACCGGTAGTGCTCCAGCGCCGCACGTGCGTCGCCCCGGAAGTTCAGGTGGGTGGTTGTCGTGACGGACATGATCTTCTCCTTGCCGGCTGTGTTCGCCTGCTGTGTTCGCCTGCTGTGTTCGTTGAGGCGTACCGCCGCAACGGTGAGGCCACGTGGGCGGCGGCCTCGTCGACCCCCGGGGCTGTGGCTCCCCGGCGGTCTCGTTCTTCACTCTTCCACCGGTAGAGGACAGGTTGTGTCCTCCACTACGACAGAATGGTGACCATGGCCCTGCAGAAGACGTCCTCACGGCTGCTTTCGCTGCTGTCGCTGCTCCAGGCGCACCGCGACTGGTCCGGTGACGACCTCGCCGACCGGCTCGACATCACCCCGCGCACGGTGCGCCGCGACATCGACCGGCTACGTGAACTGGGCTACCCGATCCGCGCCTTCAAGGGGCCCTCCGGTGGCTACCGCCTGGACGCCGGCTCCCAACTGCCCCCGCTGCTGTTCGACGACGGACAGGCCGTCGCCCTGGCCCTGGCCCTCCAGTCCGCGGCGGGCAACGGCACGATCGGCGAGGACGCCGCACGTGCCCTGGCCACGGTCCGCCAGGTCATGCCGCCGCGCCTGCGCCGGCGCATCGACATGCTGCAGGTGACCGCCGTACGGACACCGGGCGACAGCGGCGCCTCCCCGGTGGACACGCGGGTCCTCGTGGAGTTGGGCCGCGTCATCCGCGCCCGCGAGGAGCTGCGGTTCGACTACGGCAACGACACCACGGCGGGCGACGACACCGCGGCGGGCAACGACACCACGGCCCGCGCCGATGCCACGGCCC
Proteins encoded in this window:
- a CDS encoding aminoglycoside phosphotransferase family protein, whose protein sequence is MHAEGTTTDAALVQRLLAAQFPAWAGLPVERVGSHGTVNAIYRLGADLAVRLPRAEGGSRDVATERRWLPRLARELPVPVPAPLAEGSPAEGYPWSWSVCRWIGGDNPAACSGSAEFAEDIAEFVLALRRVDTTDGPPAYRSEPLTARDPATRAAIDALDGVIDTATAATAWSDALRAPAPQGPPVWVHGDLQPGNVLVSGGRLGAVIDFGCMGLSDPAVDLIAGWYLLSAEPRRIFRTRVGADPATWARARARGWALSVALIELSYYRTSNPVMASTAGQVIGEILAEAEAEAEAEAEAGSGSGAGAGAGSGSAGRAG
- a CDS encoding VOC family protein, whose protein sequence is MSVTTTTHLNFRGDARAALEHYRSVFGGRVTAVTYKDTGGVRDENEADWLVWGEVVGDDGFHVMAYDVPSSLPWDQGSRPFFVSVRGDEKDEISALWQRLAAGSTVVQPLASSQWAPLYGMLTDRFGVTWVLDVAAPYNG
- a CDS encoding ATP-grasp domain-containing protein, whose amino-acid sequence is MCLVLPPRLTASARTLRDTARRRGLRTVQLPDGVVPGELRDGDAHLHAGPSFADAVAPALGIAPLEAPADWLARLPVTFVRREIRAVPLREAYALRRPVFAKSPNDKSIPALVYADGSRLPGPDAVDPETVVLVSDVTVFDAEYRLFLLDGQVHTGSRYAMSGRLDMAPLTASACAFGSELLAAAGHTLPSAIVVDVGTTDAGQWAVVEANAAWASGCYDSDPDRALDVVLRAAGPAARLTERDTAFVR
- a CDS encoding WYL domain-containing protein, whose translation is MVTMALQKTSSRLLSLLSLLQAHRDWSGDDLADRLDITPRTVRRDIDRLRELGYPIRAFKGPSGGYRLDAGSQLPPLLFDDGQAVALALALQSAAGNGTIGEDAARALATVRQVMPPRLRRRIDMLQVTAVRTPGDSGASPVDTRVLVELGRVIRAREELRFDYGNDTTAGDDTAAGNDTTARADATARPDTAARADATVDVGPAVRTGRPRRTQPHHLVTWRGHWYLLAWDLDREDWRTFRVDRLRPRTPTGPRFTPRELPGGDVAEFVTGRFRGTDGSSAEWPCRGQVVLDLPAEDVAPYAQEGIVEELGPERCRLTLGSWSWTGLAATLGHFGTTIHVIGPPELTEAFAELAARYAAAAASTSALTQ
- a CDS encoding winged helix DNA-binding domain-containing protein, with the protein product MTVLGPRALNRATLARQHLLDRTTAPVGEVVAHLCGMQAQEPQEPFTGLWSRVHAFRPVLLDRALTDRHVVRTHLMRRTIHLVTDDDALAWRARHDTMLRQRVLATYRRELAGIDLDELAAAGRTVMADHRPRTMAELVDAVRDRWPGPPRRALGELLVAALVPMAQLPPRGLWQTRSGVRNLPLTAWLGRDFTPLPKGEEGQEVHVGDDPVGQQLVRRYLAAYGPAATADIRAWSGVAGLPAAVRALRDELVTFRDERGRVLLDLPDAPRPSPDTPAPVRFLPAFDNAILGYQDRSRIIDDAHLGLSVAGLLAVLVDGRVAATWTTDDRKLLVGPLRPLTAREQEAVREEGHGLAAFLDQGIDRVDISAVRAAIG